The following are from one region of the Halobacteriovorax vibrionivorans genome:
- a CDS encoding DUF1456 family protein — MTNNDILKKLRIALSLKDFEIIEILKLVEFEMTKTELSALFRKDDHPNYKECGDQVLRKFLNGLIIKNRGTREERAEKAAANAKKPTANKAAPKTKKHSKVKSNGSYRKNKPSKGPKKTS, encoded by the coding sequence ATGACGAATAATGATATTTTAAAAAAGCTGCGAATTGCTCTTTCTCTAAAAGATTTTGAAATCATCGAAATCTTAAAACTTGTCGAATTTGAAATGACTAAAACTGAACTTTCAGCTCTATTTCGAAAAGATGATCACCCTAATTATAAGGAATGTGGCGATCAAGTACTAAGAAAGTTTCTAAATGGTTTAATCATTAAAAACCGTGGAACGAGAGAAGAAAGGGCCGAAAAAGCTGCGGCCAATGCAAAGAAGCCTACAGCAAATAAAGCGGCTCCAAAAACAAAGAAACACTCAAAGGTAAAATCAAATGGTTCATATAGGAAAAATAAACCTTCTAAAGGTCCTAAAAAAACTTCATAA
- a CDS encoding CvfB family protein, which translates to MVHIGKINLLKVLKKLHNGYRLIDQEGTQEVFLPEDFAPLKITIGGDLKVFIYPDTQGELVATTEMPFACVGEYALLKVVEVQEFGAFFDFGISKDLLVPGNEQKIKVRPYESHLVRVCKEDGTGRIFGTTKLGQYIQGSDFDISEGDQVDIQIASQTELGHRVIVNRKFIGMIYKNETFQRVLVGNTYQAFVKKIREDGLVDVALQEQGIKNLVDSKDVILDFLKRNGGSSILHDKSSPEDIKNFLGMSKKTFKKSIGMLYKDKLIEINDNGIKLVEDNR; encoded by the coding sequence ATGGTTCATATAGGAAAAATAAACCTTCTAAAGGTCCTAAAAAAACTTCATAACGGTTATCGTCTAATTGACCAAGAAGGAACTCAGGAAGTCTTTCTTCCAGAGGACTTCGCACCTTTAAAAATCACAATCGGTGGTGACTTAAAGGTCTTCATCTATCCAGATACTCAGGGAGAGCTAGTGGCAACAACAGAGATGCCATTTGCATGTGTTGGTGAGTATGCTCTTTTAAAAGTTGTTGAAGTTCAAGAGTTTGGTGCTTTCTTTGATTTTGGTATTAGTAAAGATCTACTCGTTCCTGGAAATGAACAAAAAATAAAAGTACGTCCATATGAGTCTCACCTTGTACGAGTTTGTAAAGAGGACGGTACAGGGAGAATCTTTGGTACAACAAAACTTGGCCAATATATTCAAGGCTCAGACTTTGATATAAGTGAAGGAGATCAAGTTGATATTCAAATTGCTTCTCAAACTGAGCTTGGTCATCGTGTAATTGTAAATCGTAAATTTATTGGAATGATCTATAAGAATGAAACATTCCAACGAGTTTTAGTTGGTAATACATATCAAGCATTTGTAAAAAAGATCCGTGAAGACGGACTTGTGGATGTGGCCTTGCAAGAACAAGGAATTAAAAACTTAGTTGATTCAAAAGATGTTATTTTAGACTTTTTAAAACGCAATGGCGGCTCAAGTATCTTACATGACAAAAGTTCACCAGAAGATATTAAGAACTTTCTAGGAATGAGTAAGAAAACATTTAAGAAATCGATTGGTATGCTTTACAAAGACAAGCTTATCGAAATAAATGATAATGGAATAAAATTAGTAGAAGATAATAGATAA
- a CDS encoding LysR family transcriptional regulator, protein MIWITIEQIKCLQALDEAGSFTKAATALAKAKSAVIYSINNLEEQVGFPLVDRTSYRPQITNKGRDFLNEAAKLTAQYDHLIEKTKQISSNVETRVSISVSGIYEQEKLYPIIKKAMSLYPSTEIILEKEILSGEKMLMEGRVDLAIFEDLSRTKNFEFKPVGEVDMYLVIAKDHPFLDLPKKEQSFASLVQYPQIIQRSTIPDDTIKIGVMDEALKWRVTDTPSKKEIILNGFGWGRLPSTMIRDELKKGSLVHLKSLEKKSLVKFCLGHKKGHQLGEVARFIWDSF, encoded by the coding sequence ATGATTTGGATAACGATAGAACAGATAAAATGCCTTCAGGCCCTTGATGAGGCCGGCAGTTTCACTAAAGCCGCAACAGCACTAGCAAAGGCGAAGTCTGCGGTAATTTACTCAATTAACAATCTCGAAGAGCAAGTAGGATTCCCTCTTGTGGACCGAACGAGCTACCGACCTCAAATTACTAATAAAGGTAGAGACTTTCTCAATGAAGCGGCCAAGCTAACAGCTCAATATGATCATCTTATTGAAAAAACCAAGCAAATTTCATCTAACGTAGAGACTCGCGTTTCCATTTCAGTATCAGGAATCTACGAACAAGAAAAGCTTTATCCAATTATCAAAAAGGCCATGTCGCTTTACCCTTCCACAGAAATTATTCTTGAAAAAGAAATACTAAGCGGAGAGAAAATGCTCATGGAAGGTCGAGTTGATTTAGCAATATTTGAAGATCTTTCTCGTACGAAAAATTTTGAGTTCAAGCCTGTTGGTGAAGTTGATATGTACCTAGTTATTGCAAAAGATCATCCTTTTCTTGATTTACCTAAGAAAGAACAGAGTTTCGCTAGTCTTGTGCAATATCCACAAATCATCCAAAGAAGTACCATTCCGGATGACACAATAAAAATTGGTGTAATGGATGAAGCTTTAAAGTGGCGAGTAACCGATACTCCTTCAAAGAAAGAGATAATTCTTAATGGTTTTGGCTGGGGACGTCTGCCCTCAACGATGATTAGAGATGAGCTTAAGAAAGGTAGCTTGGTTCATCTTAAGTCCCTAGAGAAGAAATCACTTGTAAAATTCTGTCTCGGACACAAAAAAGGCCATCAACTAGGAGAAGTGGCCCGATTTATCTGGGATTCTTTCTAG
- a CDS encoding YceI family protein, which yields MKKLLVFAFAAVTVLTTNAATIDTAKSTIYWQGTKVTGRHFGTVKIKSGDVKVEKGQLVSGTVVVDMNSFTATDLEGEWLDKLNGHLKNEDFFNVKKYPTATLKIKEVKGFTVIADMTIMGKTKEVTFLAANNGKKFVGTLEFDRTDFGIKYGSKSFFKSLGDKAIDNKVSLAFNVVLK from the coding sequence ATGAAGAAGTTATTAGTTTTTGCTTTTGCTGCGGTAACGGTTTTAACAACAAATGCAGCGACAATCGACACTGCTAAGTCAACGATTTACTGGCAGGGAACAAAAGTAACAGGTCGCCACTTTGGTACAGTTAAAATTAAATCAGGTGATGTTAAAGTTGAAAAAGGTCAGCTTGTATCAGGAACAGTTGTCGTTGATATGAATTCTTTTACAGCAACAGATCTTGAAGGTGAGTGGCTAGATAAATTAAATGGTCACCTTAAAAATGAAGACTTCTTCAACGTAAAGAAATACCCAACTGCTACATTAAAAATTAAAGAAGTAAAAGGTTTTACAGTAATAGCGGACATGACAATTATGGGTAAAACAAAGGAAGTAACTTTCCTTGCTGCTAATAATGGAAAGAAATTTGTTGGAACACTTGAGTTTGATAGAACAGATTTTGGAATTAAGTACGGATCTAAAAGCTTCTTCAAAAGTTTAGGTGATAAGGCAATTGATAATAAAGTTAGCCTAGCATTTAATGTTGTTCTTAAGTAG
- a CDS encoding BaiN/RdsA family NAD(P)/FAD-dependent oxidoreductase translates to MSKQVKVAIVGGGPAGLFCAYELLKNNIEVHLYEKTGGVGKKFLVAGNSGLNLTHGEELSSFVKRYGVNEARFKKYIEDFTPMDLVNWAKELGTETFIGSSGRIFPKKMKAADILYQWMKALKDHPNFHLHLKHELEYILDDGDLVFRHEHAQKIVRADYYIFALGGGSWKKTGSDGKWIDYIEKLGVETRKLKAMNCGFEVEWSSHFLEKVDRGFVKNVIVTSRGESARGEIMLTPYGLEGGAIYAISNFVRDEIDEVGEGVISIDLKPDLTFKEVLEKVTKRGKDSLTNRLRKGLGLDKVALALLYEVLDRKKAQVDKEYLAHVIKDCLITARRTRPMDEAISTSGGVCFSSLNEDLSMKINDRYYFIGEMLDFEAPTGGYLLQGCFSTAFQVAKSIKGKLNV, encoded by the coding sequence ATGTCAAAACAAGTAAAGGTTGCCATCGTTGGAGGAGGCCCGGCCGGCCTCTTCTGCGCATATGAGCTGTTAAAAAATAATATTGAAGTTCACCTCTATGAAAAAACAGGTGGAGTTGGAAAGAAGTTCTTAGTTGCTGGAAATAGCGGCTTAAATCTTACCCATGGTGAAGAGTTATCAAGCTTTGTTAAGCGCTATGGTGTTAATGAAGCGCGATTTAAAAAGTATATTGAAGACTTTACTCCGATGGATCTTGTTAATTGGGCAAAAGAGCTTGGTACAGAAACGTTTATTGGTTCAAGCGGACGTATTTTTCCAAAGAAAATGAAGGCCGCTGATATTCTCTATCAATGGATGAAGGCCCTAAAAGATCATCCTAATTTTCATCTCCATTTAAAACACGAATTAGAATATATTCTTGATGATGGCGATCTTGTCTTTCGTCATGAGCATGCCCAAAAAATAGTTAGAGCTGATTATTATATTTTCGCTCTTGGAGGCGGAAGTTGGAAAAAGACAGGTAGTGATGGTAAGTGGATCGATTATATCGAAAAACTTGGAGTTGAAACCCGTAAGCTAAAGGCCATGAATTGTGGCTTTGAAGTTGAATGGTCATCGCACTTTTTAGAAAAAGTTGACCGAGGCTTTGTAAAGAATGTCATTGTGACTAGTCGAGGAGAGTCTGCTCGAGGTGAGATTATGCTAACTCCATATGGCCTAGAAGGTGGCGCTATCTATGCTATCTCTAACTTTGTTCGTGATGAAATTGATGAAGTAGGTGAAGGAGTCATTAGTATTGACCTAAAGCCTGATCTCACTTTTAAAGAAGTCCTTGAGAAAGTTACTAAGAGGGGAAAAGACTCTCTTACAAATCGATTAAGGAAAGGATTAGGTTTAGATAAAGTGGCACTTGCTCTTTTGTATGAAGTTCTTGATCGCAAGAAGGCACAAGTTGATAAGGAATATCTTGCACATGTTATTAAGGACTGTTTAATTACTGCTCGAAGAACTCGTCCAATGGATGAGGCCATTTCAACATCTGGTGGAGTTTGTTTTTCTTCATTAAACGAAGACCTAAGTATGAAAATTAATGATCGATATTACTTTATAGGTGAGATGTTAGACTTTGAAGCACCTACTGGAGGATATCTCTTACAAGGATGCTTTTCGACAGCTTTTCAAGTTGCGAAGTCGATAAAAGGAAAACTCAATGTTTAG
- a CDS encoding DNA-3-methyladenine glycosylase I, with protein MKERCPWLKLTNDQYVKYHDREWGRPVHDDQVLFEFLILEGAQAGLSWETVLKKRDNYRKAFYQFDIKKVSKITPAKVEKLMNNPGIIRNRLKIESTISNAKAFLKIQKEFGSFDKYIWSFTEGKTIYNSFKNLKEYPSKTQLSDDISKDLKKRGFRFVGSTIVYAFLQACGIVQDHSTNCYLHGKKLRRLKD; from the coding sequence ATGAAAGAAAGATGCCCGTGGCTTAAATTAACTAACGACCAATATGTGAAGTACCATGACCGTGAATGGGGAAGACCTGTGCATGATGATCAAGTATTATTTGAATTCCTCATTTTAGAGGGTGCCCAGGCCGGGCTTAGCTGGGAAACAGTTCTCAAGAAGCGTGATAATTATCGTAAGGCCTTTTACCAATTTGATATAAAGAAGGTCTCAAAGATTACCCCTGCTAAAGTTGAAAAACTTATGAATAATCCAGGAATTATTAGAAATCGCCTTAAAATCGAGTCAACTATTTCAAACGCAAAGGCTTTTTTAAAGATTCAAAAAGAGTTTGGTAGCTTTGATAAGTATATCTGGTCTTTTACAGAGGGAAAAACTATATATAACTCATTTAAAAATCTAAAAGAATATCCCTCTAAAACACAATTAAGTGATGATATATCAAAAGATTTGAAAAAAAGAGGTTTTCGTTTTGTCGGAAGTACTATTGTTTATGCATTTCTTCAGGCATGTGGAATCGTTCAAGATCATAGTACTAATTGTTATTTACATGGAAAGAAATTAAGGCGATTAAAAGATTAG
- a CDS encoding HIT domain-containing protein — MFSLHPTLKKDLVEICDLKLCKLMLLPDTENPWAVLIPRLEDIREVHELSRQDQIQLMDEINEVSLFFDKNFGPEKINIGALGNIVAQLHVHIIARYSSDRAWPGAIWGTKSKKESFKIKELEVKLKEAFSQN; from the coding sequence ATGTTTAGTTTACACCCAACTTTAAAGAAAGACTTAGTAGAGATTTGTGACTTAAAGCTTTGTAAGCTCATGCTTCTTCCCGATACTGAAAACCCATGGGCCGTTTTAATTCCACGTCTTGAAGACATAAGAGAAGTGCATGAATTATCACGTCAGGATCAAATACAATTGATGGATGAAATTAACGAGGTTTCATTATTTTTTGATAAGAATTTTGGGCCTGAGAAGATAAATATTGGCGCTCTAGGGAATATAGTTGCGCAATTACATGTTCATATTATCGCTCGTTACTCTAGTGATAGAGCGTGGCCCGGAGCTATATGGGGCACAAAGTCAAAAAAAGAATCATTTAAAATCAAAGAGTTAGAAGTGAAACTTAAAGAGGCTTTTTCACAAAACTGA
- a CDS encoding dicarboxylate/amino acid:cation symporter, with translation MKKVVKNLSFWVLIAGILGYIFGSIFGDPSWATMKTPPNFYQIIVMIKSVFISALKMMIAPMIFFSLIGGIINIGEITKLKSMGLVTITYYVSTTIIAIMIGLTAVFFIHPWKNSGVTIKTKDTITQQKPAQFIEEGSNSIPVVIKKVFETALVNPFHALANNNILGIVTAALLLGMSLLIVHHTSNPLYQIVKDLNIVINKVLHWIINLSPIGIFAIVFDFKVKVSGDIFSELLSFALLVFGATMVHGLLVLPSIAWFFGKLNPIDLFKKTARPLLLALSTASSSATLPVTMQTCEEELGVTKGVSGFVFPLGATMNMDGTALFEGIAAIFLANLYGIELSGVAMFSIFFMAMLSSVGAPGMPSGSMSGMQMVLLAAGIPLEAIGILLVIERPLDTFRTAVNVEGDIIGAVVTQRYLDKREAT, from the coding sequence ATGAAAAAAGTCGTTAAAAATCTTAGCTTCTGGGTCCTTATCGCTGGGATTCTAGGGTATATATTTGGGTCAATTTTTGGTGACCCATCTTGGGCAACAATGAAGACGCCACCAAACTTCTATCAAATAATCGTTATGATTAAGTCAGTATTTATTAGTGCTCTTAAGATGATGATTGCACCAATGATTTTCTTCTCTCTTATCGGAGGGATTATCAATATTGGTGAAATCACAAAGCTTAAATCAATGGGACTAGTGACTATCACTTACTATGTCTCAACGACGATTATCGCAATTATGATTGGCCTTACTGCTGTTTTCTTTATTCATCCATGGAAGAATTCAGGTGTTACCATAAAGACCAAGGATACAATTACTCAACAAAAGCCTGCTCAGTTTATTGAAGAAGGCTCAAACTCGATTCCTGTAGTTATTAAGAAAGTATTTGAGACAGCTCTTGTTAACCCATTTCACGCTCTTGCAAATAATAATATTTTAGGAATTGTAACTGCGGCACTTCTACTTGGGATGTCATTATTAATTGTTCATCATACATCAAATCCACTATATCAAATCGTAAAGGACCTCAATATTGTCATAAATAAGGTACTTCATTGGATTATTAACCTTAGTCCAATTGGAATCTTTGCCATCGTCTTTGATTTTAAGGTGAAGGTTTCTGGAGATATCTTTAGTGAGCTGCTTTCATTTGCCCTACTAGTCTTTGGGGCCACCATGGTTCACGGCCTTTTGGTTTTACCATCAATAGCTTGGTTCTTTGGAAAGCTTAATCCAATTGATCTATTTAAAAAGACGGCCCGTCCCCTTCTTCTTGCCCTGTCAACAGCATCAAGTTCAGCAACTCTTCCTGTTACAATGCAAACTTGTGAAGAAGAGTTAGGAGTTACAAAAGGAGTCAGTGGTTTTGTTTTTCCTCTCGGTGCTACAATGAATATGGATGGTACAGCATTATTTGAAGGTATTGCGGCCATCTTTTTGGCAAATCTCTACGGGATTGAATTATCTGGTGTTGCCATGTTCTCAATATTCTTTATGGCAATGCTCTCATCTGTTGGAGCTCCAGGAATGCCATCAGGTTCAATGTCGGGAATGCAAATGGTATTATTAGCGGCCGGGATTCCTCTTGAAGCAATTGGTATCCTCCTTGTGATTGAAAGGCCTCTAGACACATTTAGAACGGCCGTGAATGTGGAAGGTGATATCATTGGTGCTGTCGTCACTCAAAGATACTTAGATAAAAGAGAAGCAACTTAG
- a CDS encoding cold-shock protein, translated as MSTGTVKFYNSTKGFGFITKDDGGDLFFHISSVQGGEPNDGDKVEYELGEGPKGPCAINVKVTN; from the coding sequence ATGAGTACAGGTACAGTTAAGTTCTACAATTCAACAAAGGGTTTCGGTTTCATCACAAAAGATGATGGTGGAGATCTTTTCTTTCACATTTCATCAGTTCAAGGTGGAGAACCTAATGATGGTGACAAAGTAGAATACGAATTAGGTGAAGGTCCAAAAGGTCCATGCGCTATTAATGTTAAAGTAACTAATTAA
- a CDS encoding BamA/OMP85 family outer membrane protein, translated as MAQVYAQDSMEMDLVINDITIENDLGEDIGNNLLFGIEELESKTGETLDIIKVTNDLENLKKKNDETYENVELEVLPIDSSSISIKFEMQKKRIIKRILISIESIEKDKNDIDNDLRKELKLRRGGIFKSKDMMLDISSIENFYKKKGYPLVKVKKKLELNSESEIIIDFKVLLNTAEVKIDDIKITGNNYFTDKELNKIIKSKESSFFSKNLFIEEEYLNDIEIIKRHYMESGFINIEVEADYKVKKDEADIYFKISENKQLKLNKLSIEGNSFLETQEILNILNTKLPTAFSIKKQREAIQRVRELYGNNGYIFTQITMNYDDKSESATLVINEGKPQKIIKIEIIGNTKTVPEVIYEKLNFNIGEMANTSKINESILNLYKTGFFKDVKIDFFPMTTSAGKVVIQLQENSTQTIQFSLGSAYGGAGFGVSLSDNNLFGTGTSLALSTMISKEINRVGLVYNNENIFGSEIDLNISANHDFERSYHYKEKKTALRIMFEKQINKNISLGLGTRLEFVSIDSLSQQYSDNIDLSDTKDVVSGLIGSFAYRIQDKEEKTNGVISVHLLPSFHNQELFFKGVVNAQVTRDIYENDEGGKHQISGRVTLGYASQSTPFYERLQGGGNGTIRGFEYGSINKDGQLGSNSMISANLTYSLPIYKDIFSGVLFLDAFAPGSSDFAFDDFRVVGGLGLRAHMNAGFVQETFEAGVTIPLISRQNDITKPFYFIIGDYDPAYNL; from the coding sequence ATGGCACAGGTCTATGCTCAAGATTCCATGGAAATGGACTTAGTAATCAATGACATTACAATCGAAAATGATTTGGGTGAAGATATTGGAAATAATCTCTTATTCGGAATTGAAGAGCTTGAAAGTAAGACAGGTGAAACTCTTGATATCATCAAAGTAACAAATGATCTTGAAAACTTAAAAAAGAAAAATGATGAAACATATGAAAATGTTGAACTTGAAGTACTGCCAATAGATTCAAGTAGCATTTCGATCAAATTTGAAATGCAAAAGAAAAGAATTATCAAAAGAATTCTAATAAGTATTGAAAGTATAGAAAAAGACAAAAATGACATTGATAATGACTTAAGGAAGGAGCTTAAATTAAGACGAGGAGGGATTTTTAAGTCCAAGGATATGATGCTTGATATCTCCTCTATTGAAAACTTCTATAAGAAAAAAGGATATCCTCTTGTTAAAGTTAAAAAGAAACTAGAGCTAAATAGTGAGTCCGAAATTATCATCGACTTTAAAGTTCTCCTAAATACAGCTGAAGTTAAAATTGATGACATTAAAATTACTGGTAATAATTATTTCACTGATAAAGAATTAAATAAAATTATCAAATCTAAAGAGTCTTCTTTCTTCTCAAAGAATCTCTTTATTGAAGAAGAATACTTGAATGATATCGAAATCATTAAACGTCATTATATGGAAAGTGGTTTCATCAACATTGAAGTAGAAGCAGATTATAAAGTTAAAAAAGATGAAGCAGATATTTACTTTAAAATCAGTGAAAACAAGCAATTAAAATTAAACAAATTATCAATTGAAGGTAACTCTTTTTTAGAAACTCAAGAAATTCTTAATATTTTAAACACAAAGTTACCCACGGCCTTTTCAATAAAGAAGCAAAGAGAGGCCATTCAAAGAGTGCGAGAACTATACGGAAATAATGGTTACATCTTCACACAAATAACGATGAATTATGACGATAAGAGTGAGAGCGCAACACTAGTTATCAATGAAGGTAAGCCGCAAAAGATTATTAAAATTGAAATAATTGGTAATACAAAAACAGTGCCAGAAGTTATTTATGAAAAGTTAAATTTTAATATCGGAGAAATGGCAAATACGAGTAAGATTAATGAGTCTATATTGAACCTTTATAAAACTGGTTTCTTTAAAGATGTAAAAATTGACTTCTTCCCAATGACAACAAGTGCTGGAAAAGTAGTCATTCAGCTTCAAGAAAATAGTACTCAAACAATCCAATTCTCACTTGGTTCAGCCTATGGTGGAGCAGGTTTTGGAGTTTCTTTAAGTGACAATAATCTCTTTGGTACAGGAACATCACTTGCCCTATCAACAATGATCTCAAAAGAAATAAACCGTGTTGGGCTTGTTTATAATAATGAGAATATTTTTGGATCTGAAATTGATCTTAATATCAGTGCCAATCATGATTTTGAGAGAAGTTACCATTATAAAGAAAAGAAAACAGCTCTTAGAATAATGTTTGAAAAACAAATAAATAAGAATATAAGTCTAGGGCTAGGAACTCGCCTCGAGTTTGTTTCCATTGATAGCTTATCACAACAGTACTCAGATAATATCGACTTATCTGACACAAAAGATGTTGTAAGTGGCCTCATTGGTTCTTTCGCATATCGAATTCAAGATAAAGAAGAAAAAACTAATGGTGTAATATCTGTACATCTTCTACCTTCATTTCATAATCAGGAATTATTCTTTAAAGGTGTCGTTAATGCTCAAGTAACAAGAGATATTTATGAAAATGATGAAGGTGGTAAACATCAAATTTCAGGAAGAGTAACCCTAGGATATGCATCTCAAAGTACTCCTTTTTATGAAAGACTACAAGGTGGAGGAAATGGAACTATTCGTGGGTTTGAGTATGGATCAATAAATAAGGATGGCCAACTCGGATCTAACTCAATGATCTCAGCGAACCTCACATATAGTCTTCCAATATATAAGGATATCTTTAGCGGTGTACTCTTTTTAGATGCATTTGCTCCAGGTAGTAGTGACTTCGCATTTGATGACTTTAGAGTAGTTGGTGGTCTTGGGCTACGCGCTCACATGAACGCAGGCTTTGTACAAGAAACATTTGAAGCAGGTGTCACTATCCCACTCATAAGCAGACAAAATGATATAACAAAACCTTTTTATTTTATAATTGGAGATTATGATCCAGCTTACAACTTATAG
- a CDS encoding RNA recognition motif domain-containing protein: protein METIYIGNLNYKTSAQNLKGIFSRYGKVSDVNLLKIPGTEKSKGIAFVKMQKKDQAQKAIDSLNATQLDGRTVKVSFAIDNHEVKKQREVEDKKKVAKEISEEKIIVAKKRRRRRGLQELFDNVRK from the coding sequence ATGGAAACTATTTATATTGGAAATCTCAATTACAAGACTTCTGCACAAAACCTTAAGGGAATTTTTTCTCGCTACGGTAAAGTAAGTGATGTGAATCTTCTTAAAATTCCAGGAACTGAAAAAAGTAAAGGTATTGCTTTTGTAAAAATGCAAAAGAAAGACCAGGCACAAAAGGCCATAGATAGTCTAAATGCCACTCAACTTGATGGTAGAACTGTTAAGGTCTCATTTGCAATTGATAATCACGAAGTAAAAAAGCAGCGTGAAGTGGAAGATAAGAAAAAAGTAGCTAAAGAAATAAGCGAAGAAAAAATTATTGTCGCTAAGAAACGTCGCCGTCGTCGTGGCCTACAAGAATTATTTGATAACGTTAGAAAGTAG
- a CDS encoding phosphatase PAP2 family protein — MKKNQLPQLIMALTIISGVSVQAQNLKVCDRLKKDFDIKDVSFEESLDKAERYANSDKHCKAARSFQLAMVKDQSKALEQGLDIKLLNELYEGNFLNDYVNFSLSLKKLIKDHPQSELMHFQMANLYNQNLPKDIKNMPIGNFVKADGSANNIVNESILVNQDFLNNYPNSRFSREVEENLANSKTVALKKGLADFKNEVWLNRKSEDKDIYEYQAAILMNQIVEANDGRTKSQALLELFELFADNQNLTDAKERMANLASLIETSEDVKRSELRKVSKELKKIGKVPQTTSLLDLNNKIQEASELQQSMLSNDDLKELIKSKKGNDRSIFMPIEFSDSEKSMMLKTLGVVGVMMAFDKPLMDFVQDNKNDTMTTITDFTNLFGEKAGLLPVVGASMAIGLVFKNDQFKRAAVRSVGAVLIGQLATQLLKSLSSRARPREGKGPYHFDGVNFGRNNTSFSSGHSAGAWSVMTVFATEFKDTKIVPIAAYSLAALTSFARVYKNAHWFSDVTLGALIGWVSGKIMYRLFDKKEDGPVSFTPVTGDLNGAAVTYKVDGQKDLRAWPIDYYQLVFNNKESE, encoded by the coding sequence ATGAAGAAGAATCAATTACCTCAGCTCATAATGGCCCTTACCATTATAAGTGGAGTTAGTGTCCAGGCACAAAACTTAAAAGTATGTGACAGATTAAAGAAAGACTTTGATATTAAAGATGTTTCATTTGAAGAGTCACTTGATAAGGCCGAGCGCTATGCTAATTCAGATAAGCATTGTAAAGCGGCTCGAAGCTTTCAATTAGCAATGGTTAAGGATCAATCTAAAGCTCTTGAGCAAGGGCTAGATATCAAATTACTAAATGAGCTTTATGAAGGGAACTTCCTTAATGATTATGTAAACTTCTCATTATCTCTAAAAAAACTAATAAAGGATCATCCACAGTCAGAGCTAATGCATTTTCAAATGGCAAACCTCTATAATCAGAACCTACCTAAAGACATTAAAAATATGCCAATTGGTAATTTTGTAAAAGCAGATGGTAGTGCTAATAATATCGTTAATGAGTCAATTCTTGTTAACCAAGACTTCTTAAACAATTATCCAAATTCAAGATTTTCAAGAGAAGTTGAAGAAAATCTAGCTAATTCAAAAACAGTAGCTCTAAAAAAAGGGTTGGCCGACTTTAAAAATGAAGTTTGGCTTAATAGAAAGTCTGAAGATAAAGATATTTACGAATATCAAGCTGCAATTCTAATGAATCAGATAGTTGAAGCAAATGACGGACGCACAAAATCTCAAGCTCTATTAGAACTATTTGAGCTATTTGCAGACAATCAAAATCTAACAGATGCAAAAGAGAGAATGGCAAATTTAGCATCATTAATTGAAACAAGTGAAGATGTAAAAAGATCAGAGCTAAGAAAAGTAAGTAAAGAGCTTAAAAAAATAGGAAAAGTCCCTCAAACAACGAGTCTTTTAGATTTAAATAATAAAATACAAGAAGCTAGTGAACTTCAACAATCAATGCTTAGCAATGATGACTTAAAAGAATTAATCAAAAGTAAAAAAGGTAATGATCGTTCAATCTTTATGCCTATTGAATTCTCTGATTCTGAAAAATCAATGATGCTAAAAACACTTGGTGTTGTTGGTGTAATGATGGCCTTTGATAAGCCTTTGATGGATTTTGTACAAGATAATAAGAACGATACAATGACAACAATTACTGACTTTACTAACCTCTTTGGAGAAAAAGCAGGACTGCTTCCTGTAGTTGGTGCTTCAATGGCAATCGGACTTGTTTTTAAGAATGATCAATTTAAAAGAGCTGCCGTTAGAAGTGTCGGGGCCGTTCTAATTGGACAATTAGCAACTCAATTACTTAAGTCATTGAGCTCACGTGCAAGACCTCGTGAAGGAAAAGGTCCATATCACTTCGATGGTGTAAACTTTGGACGAAATAACACTTCTTTCTCTTCTGGTCACTCTGCTGGAGCATGGTCAGTTATGACTGTATTTGCAACAGAGTTTAAAGACACAAAAATTGTACCGATTGCAGCCTATTCTCTTGCTGCTTTAACGAGTTTTGCAAGAGTCTACAAGAATGCTCACTGGTTCTCTGACGTTACTCTCGGGGCCCTAATTGGATGGGTATCAGGTAAAATTATGTATCGTTTATTTGATAAAAAAGAAGACGGCCCAGTAAGTTTTACGCCAGTAACTGGAGATCTAAACGGTGCTGCTGTAACTTATAAGGTAGATGGGCAAAAAGACCTTAGAGCTTGGCCTATCGATTATTATCAACTAGTTTTTAATAATAAAGAGTCTGAGTAA